In the genome of Populus trichocarpa isolate Nisqually-1 chromosome 10, P.trichocarpa_v4.1, whole genome shotgun sequence, the window TCAACATCCATTCAAAGTACATCTCTTTACTTGCATGTTTGTATGTCCATGGTGGGCTTTTATATCTGCCTGCAGTCTTATGTGTTTGTTGCTCTTCTTGTTGGGACAGGTCAAAGCTGTGAGAGGATGCAACTTCACGGCTCTACTGTTAGGGAGCTTCACCTTTCTGACATGTCCCTCAAGCTACCTTTGCCTACATTTGGGCTTGCTTCCTATAAGTTTAAAGTTTCATTTTGGAATCCCAATGGAGTCTATGAATGCCAAAAGGCCAGTTCATTGCTAAGAGCTGCTGACAACTGGCTTAGGCTTTTGCAAGTTAATCATCCTGACTACAGGTTCTTTGTTTCCCACAACACAAGcccaaggtgaaaaggtttcctTTATAAATGAGTTATTAAAGAGAACTTGCACCTTCAGTCCTGTAAGAGCCCCAATTTCAGCTCATACTAAATatccttcattattttgatgttgtaTGGAGTAGTATGGAGTGGTATTTCTTCAGGATTCTCAGACTAGTGTGTCATGTCCTGGCTATGCCAGCACATCTCCTTGACGAAGTCCAAGAATGATCCACTTTTTGCTTGTTCGCAACCTTTTGCATGCGCTTGAAGGAGTTTTCTGATAATTATCTTGGTGCTTTGGCTTTAATGTGAGGTGTTGCAGATTAGGAGCCTTATGATCATAAATGGTGTTTTGATCTTATGGACAGTTTTCCAGGCCTGAAAGCTTTAGTTTTTGCAACTGTTTAATGACGTTGTCCTATAAAAACTACTGACTTTTGTATATGGTTGTTTCTGAGGTAGAATGTTCAATACACGTTTTGTAGCAGCAGTTTCCGAAATATGATCATACTTATGCTGTGTTCCTTTAACCAAGATTCTCTTGCTGATCTGAAGATGTGAACTCCCTCGTCTAGTGTATATAACTGTAAAAGAAAATGCTTCTAAGCCTTCTATAGCTCAACTGAAGTCGAAAACAGCTATTGTCATTTTGTCAGACAAAAAGAGGCAACCTAAGTATCGTTGGTATTCGTTCGTTGCATTTTCtgtttttacataaaactagtttgtttttgtcttgtttttaaaaacagaAGATACCACCACTGGTTGTTAAAGAACCCTTGAGTTTTCATTGCCCTTGCTCTTCTTGTCTGTTTCTATAACCGTCTAGGAATAAGGAAATCCTTGTTTACAAGTTGCTATTTGCCGAGAGGAGAAACCGCACAATAGATGGATGATGGTGCTAGAGACACATGAACATGAAAAGAATGGAATCCTGTACAAACAAGTAGAAGTTTTTGATGGGATTCTGAAGGTGTTGGCATTTTGCATTTTACAATGTTTAGGTAGACAAATGGGCACCAATCATTTTGACATAACCACTTATTTTAACCATGTGCACAGAACATAACGAGGAATGGTGGGGAGACACTGAGTGAAGATCTCCATGGCACACTCGTGTCAAGGAAACCTGCAGTTTGATAAATCGTGAGGTGGAAAAATAGGAATTGAATATACAGATAAACAAAgttggatcattttttttaaaaaaaaaaaaaaaagagtttctgCAATTAAGTTATCCTGACCGCTGAAAATGATTGCTAACAGAAAAATTGAGTCCGGTCTGCAACACACTTGTcgaaccaaaaaccaaaaatggTAACCTCGAAATGGGATTCAAGATGTCATGTACAGTTCCACTGACCAAACATTTTCCTCTGGGAAGAAAAATGGTGCATCAGTTGCGTATACATAagctaatattattatttgtgcgAAAAGCAAAGCAAATAAGGTATAGAGGTAggcttataaatttattttttccattatgCACATGAGCTGTAAATACAAATAGTTGCACATAATAGTTCATGGGACCTATCTAATACAAACATGTGTCACAAATTGAACAGCTTTCCTCTTCACTTTGCTCATACTCCTAACATTATATTAACAATCCATCACAGTTACCGCCCGCACTCATAACTCATCATCAAGAATGGTAGAGAGCAACAGTCCTTGGACAAACTCTGATTTCCGGGATTTCTCCTCTTGGTCCTTGTCTGATAGATGTGGCTGTTGGACTTTCCTGTTGGCACCAAACTGATGTTAGAAAtcttgaaaaaggaaaaattccaCAACATACCGGCAACGCTAGAAAGCCTCAAAGGGGAGCAGTAGCAGATGAAGTACAGGTTACGTGGTTCAAGTTGCATTTATTCCATTTAACTACCTTGCTGACAGAGTGATAATCTTCTCCAACACCACTAAATTGGTGAATATCATGTACAGGTAATGACCAAAGGATCATTAACAGCGCAAGTTTCTTGCTCAAACTATGGAAACAGTTCCATACAAGCTTCAATATCTTTGGATTCAATCTTCTTAGACCATAATAACAGAGTATTGGATCCTAAAACATAGTCGACACAAATTCTAGGCTGTCAGTAAACCTCAAACTCCACAAATCATTACCTATTCATACAGAGAAGATTTTCCATGGCATCAGCTCTACAAAAGTTCCATCCTTACCTTCAATAGTTCAAGAACAGATGAGACCAATCTTCTGAATCTAAACCAACTAAAAAGCACCAAAATCGTACAACTATACAAATTGCATACTGATCCTAAAACATCAAACTCCATACATCATTACCTATTAGTGTTTGAAGATGTCCTTACACTATACATTCATTAAAAGAATAGTAACATCAAAGTGATAGGAACCAGGCAGATTTGCAATAGTCAATCTTATTTTTGGTCTTGTTACCAAGATAGATTAATGATCAGGGAAGCGGCTAACAAATTCAAACTGATTTACCAAGAAAAACAAGCAGGCCTTTATTTCATATCTTGGGGGCCAAAATACAGAagcttcttttaataaattaagatcAAATGCAGTGACTTGAATGGGAAAAGGATGCGAGTAATCATACCTTTCTAGAAACTCCTCAGTTGTACTCCCCTTCACTGAGCTTGCTTCAACAGAAGAAAGAGGTTTTGCATTCAGCGCTTCATCAAAACCAGGTGGATTAAATATGAAAGGTGAAAGCAATGGATCAGGTTCTGTATTGGAGGAAGAAACAAAGCATGAAGATCCACCGAGAAGGGATTGTAAGCTTCCTTCTCGCAGTTCTTTTCTCAATATAGAAAATGCAGAGTTAGCTCCCCCCTTTCGCAATCTTCTCTTACGCTGAACGTAATCTCCAGTCAAGGAACTCAATGGACTACTGTGACCATACAgaaaaactaacaaacaaataaaataaataggggCATAAACTGGAGGGTGTTATAGATATGTGATTAGATTGCTCAACTCAAAAGAATAAAAGCGCAAAAAGACTGCTTTCGAAACAAAGTTGAAGCACTAACCCAGGAAGCAAATGAAAGAAGTACCAACATGATAAGTGATTCatgatccccccccccccccccccccccctaagaTGTTGAAAATTTCCTTTGAATCTCTTCATTAGAAAGATTTTCAACTACCAACAAAACCTAGTTCACTTGCCATTAACATTGAACCACATAAATATGCATGTTCGCTTGCACATACACAACCAGATTATACAAAAAATCTGAACCAAAACGTTGAATGTGACTAAGTCAAATTTGAGATAAAAGGATATCTTAAAGAAGTTCCCATGCTGCCCAGTAATGTGACTAACAATGTCCATCCCCACCCTTTTAGCACAAACTGGACACACCTGAAAACAAACAATTCAGACATCATCTCAGTAGCAGTCTCCAAGCAACACGAAACTAGGAAAGTGCACCTAATATTGCGTTAAGCACAAAAGAGACCAATTTGTACTCTAGGATACAATTAAAGTCCTCAAAAACAAGGCGACAAGCTCACAGTTAACCAaataatctcattaaaaatcAAACCCCGTAAATTTAACTAAAACCCCTTTTCCAAAATCACAATTTAACACTAAAGGACTAACCCCATAAATATAACTAAAACCCTTCACAGTTTAACACTAAAGAACTAAACTTTTTAATCGACATCCATCAAAAgaagttgaaaatttttaaaaaaaaagagcaaatgataaaaatatgataccCCATTTTTGGCTTCAACAGGATGGTCTTCATCGATGTGGCAAAAGAGACCAACAACATCAAAATCCTCAGCACAAAACGGACACAAATACTCAGCTTTCAAATCCTCTTCTGCTTCAGTCTCTTCATGCAGATCTAACACGACAAGCCCAACAAAAAAGACCACTTTCACACAACATTTCTTATAAAACTATGAACATTATAAAAGAAGTGAAAGATATTAAACAAACCAGATCGAGTCTGATATCTTCTTGAAGAAGTTGAGAAGCGAGAAACCCATGAATCGGaagccatattttttttattggtttctcTGTTTTGTGATCAAAAGTTGTggtttttatgatgataaacGAACGTTGAAGAAGAGAAGTAAGAgagaggaaaggaaaggaagaggAAATTGCAAGAGAGAGAGCAGAGAAACACTTCACCAAACTCACTTGTACGTGTTTCAGTCTGTCTTTATTGAAAGTTTTGTTTGCAAATATGGGCTTAGATGGTTTGTTGGATTGCAGAAATGGACCTCTCTTTTTGTACCGTAGTATAGGGGAACGTGGatcaaacaccttaaaaaaaaatgtacattcaaacaccttaaaaaaaaaaataaacaccttaaaaattattaagaatataGAAATTCTTttgataatatcattaaatcaattaaaaaaattaatttttaaacttgtcaatttattttattgtctaaCTCAAGTTTTGAATTAATCAGCATGAGAGCTGATCCAAAATGAATTATTCAATTTGAACTGAATCGAAGACAACTTGAATGATTGGTAAAAATATAGCATAGCTTTTAAAAATCTTCAagacaacaatttttttatattgagacgatgtcaaattaaattgatgtgGTTACCTTGCGACCTGGATCATGGACTTTAAtgagttttataacttttttgtttttgtaaattatttttatttaatttcatgataACATTGAATGCTTTCAAAATCGAGCATCAActctaaaaaagatatttatttgagatcgtgatagccctataaaaaataaaaaaaataagtcatgaattctatttttcaaccaatccaatattaaagaagagcgaaataaaaaaaaacaattagaaaaaataaaggaccagaaactaaaaaaaacatgtcaatttTGATGGGTAAACTCGTTAAACTCATGAATTGGGTAACCCAAGTCAACATACCAAACTCGCAAACCAGGTAATGAACTTCATTgggattaataacttgtttttttttctaaactgttttttatttaactatatgataacaaaaatagacgatcGCAAAATCGAGCATTAAGCCAATACtgatacttttaaaaaaactatgataacctcatagaaagcaaaataaaataaattatgaaactcaattctcaaacagttcaatatcaaatgatgaaattaaaaactgaattaaaaaaaaaaaaaacttaaactcgTCATGCCTATTAAAAAGTCATGAACTTTCAAAAATttcataacatatttttttcaagactaattttttaactatattataaaaagaaaaatagataatcACATAATCGAGTCcaattagaaaggaaaaaaaaaggtacccTACTAAACCCATAAACTGGGGCAATTAGGGTTACCTCGCCAAACTCGTAAACCAGGTCATTGATTTcacaaagtttaataatttttttttaaatcattttttatttaactaaatgtttttaaaaagtagaCTATACCGCAATACATTGATATTTTCCTGATACCGACCGGATGttgggatatttttttatactacgataatcatatataaagcaaattaaaataaattatcaactttaATTCCTCATAAACACATCATATAAGGactaaattcaaaacaaataacaaccaaataaaaaaataaaaaaggtcaaaatgaaagaaaaaaaacattgtggattactattgtaatctaCAGTTGTAATAGGTGTGGGGAAGCTGTAATTTCCCCATACCTTTTAGcttcatatttaatttaaatatttttttgtttaaaattatatttttaataattttttggttgttttaatgtaatgaagttaaaaataattttttaaaaacatattattttaatatatttttaaataaaatatattttaaaaaattattattattacatcatcaaatatcaaatgatatatAAATACCGTCTCTACCCGCCTACTAAGCAAGTAACTTCATTAGGATAGGGTTTGATTGgaccatgtttttttctttcttttagatgGTAAGATTATTCTTTGTTTAGTTTAGGGTAGTATTTAGTATTATGgtaatagtttatttttaaaatatttttttattaaaataatatgttttttttaaaaattatttttgacatcagtatatcaaaacgattcaaaaaacattaaaaatatttaatttaaagcaaaaacaattcaattttttttaaaagcacgaACCACCACCAAATCAAACACACCTTGGATTGaaaagagtgtttgtttttgtggtataattatttttaatgttttttacttaaaaaaatataattattttgatatattttcaattaaaaatagtttttaaaaaatatactaaataaaCACTAACTAAGATTAAGTTTTTTCAAACGAAGTTAAGAATATATATTCCATATCAACCtagtgcattaaaaaaaatcataaattctcTCTAAATACTAGTCTaagaattaaaactttaaaaatcaaggaGATAAgcaaatctttttaattatcaatgtaatcatttaaaattagatatttgtttttcccaAGAGAAGGGAACATGTTAGGATTTCTATTTTTGAAGTGTCAATGTGCAAGTGTAACTATATCATAGTGAAAACTACGGAGGAATAGAAattcatcttgaattttatacTTTCGGATATAAATGACTTATTTTAATTCTTGAGACACTATACTTGATAATtagtaagaaaatataataagacAATTAACATTTACTGCCTAAACTTGTCTAATTAACTAAATAGCTAATTTCCATCAAGTCTCTACGTAACTATGCATGTAAATATgacattattaaattatttctatttatgagataatcttttatttcccttttttttatttgaaaactattttcaatttattctttaagACAATTTGTTATAAAtagtacataaataaaaaagatatctcataaataaaatatatttagtagCATTTAGCATGCATATTTAACGATGAGACTCGAATTGAGGTATTGTCAGGAAGATTGTAGTTAGGGTTAGACAACTAACCGGCAGGCTCTCGTAGCTCAGTTGGTTAGAGCACCCGTTTAGTAAGCGGGAGGTCTTGAGTTCGACTCTCAACGAGAGCAGAGCTAACCGATTATttatcttctgtttttttctctcgttATTTTACCCCGGAGATGAGGAAAGAATGCATATCTAAAGTAAAGGGTGCTAGCTTCCCGCCTCCCCCCCCGCCCTATTCTTCTCCATGTTAATTAGATCCGGAGACCTTGGAGAGAGAGGTTTTTGAAGGAAGTTTCAGTCCAGATATATGGAATCGGATATATAGTTAGAGAAGTGAAGTGAAGAGACCAACAATAAGAGAACAAGCCATTGGGGTCTCTTAAATTCTCGTGCTAGAGGAAGGAATTGCCAGGTATATGCCTGGATTACATATAAATGAGCAACATGTTGCTCAGGATTAACTGTTTTTCTCCTCCTGAAAGACACCTACCTAACTGCAATTTCAATATTCCGCCCCCTCTTTCTGCAAAGTTTAATGATTTGAAGATCAATTACAAACACATCCAAAACATTTTGCTTGGCGTCCGACAATTTTATGCTTCCAAACCTTGAAGACGTCCTTGTTTTTACTGTTCCATCAAGGAAGGAATTCATGCCTGACCTTGCTTTCTTCGCTCCTGTCAATGTTTCCAGCTACTTCCTGTTGATGTGCCGCGTATCCTATTGACTTCCACCTGAGGATGCTCAAACAATCTAAATTCAGGGCATCACGAGGCCTGCGATCTGTCGTCTGGCAAGACATGGCGGGGTAAATCGTACCATTGGTCTTATCTATGTGGAGACTAGAGGAGAATGTCATCTGTGATGTTGTAAACTATTGATAAGGACCAAAGAAAGGCTCACGATAGATCAGCAAAGGCACGGAAGAAGCAAGGAAACAGCAGCAACCGAAATTCCAGGCAGCAGAGTCGGTGCAGGGATGGATTCCGAGCACCTATAAGTCGGCAACCAGATGGAGTTTCTCAGCGGGAATTGGACTGGAAGAAATAGgagcaatctgcaaggaagaggAGAAAACAAGTCTAGAAATTAGAGGCATTCTAGGCGGGAAAATCACTCTTAAAGCCTGCAACTCAGCCAGCCAGGCTTAGGCTCCTGAGTCCTGATTTGTGTCAACTAGCTTAGATTAGATTAGGATTAGTTATTTTCGAGTAAATAGAGTCTTATTAGGCTAGAAAGCAAAGCTATATAAATAGTCTATGGTGTATTGATTGAGCATTCATTCGAGTAAGaaataaacaacaaacaaacatcTTCTAGAACTTTCCGAACCAACATTTCTCACTGTTATGGATGTCATTTATGCTTTGAAAAGGCAAGGTCATATCCTTAATGGATTTGGTAGTTGAAGGGATCTGGTATGTTAGGACTTGATTCTGGTTAagggtgtttttattttattttcactgaTAGATATAACTGGTATTATTACCTGTTtagaagaattaaaatttagattatgTTATGTTTAGATTGAGTTTGGTCGATTCTTAGAACCTGGATAGATTGTGGAACACGAGTTCTAGGTCCGGTTTAATGGGCTAATGATGAGAGAGGGAGTAGTGTTTTTTTGCGGCCACTTGCAGCAATGGGCTCTGATTCAGCATTTGGAAGCATCCACATTATCGATTGACCTTTTGGGATAGCAAGCGACCACAGTTTTTGCCCTTTCCACGTTCACGATGGAAGGAGACTGATCTGTACTATCCAATTATGGGTGTTTTGAGTTCctaaattttttcataaatgctTTCAATGCTACGAAATTATTTgaaagtttttagatttttattagatatatttagaattatttagagatttattacttgaaaatttattattattttttaaaataattccttAAATGTTGGGTTTTCGCAAACTATAAGGCATTCAATTGTCCGGTCTCCAATAGTAATTCACACGAATCACTCAtgaaaaatcttctaaatccCTATTTAGAAGAGAAGGATTATTATGCCTAGAGTGCTAactctaatattatatttacatagttttttttgtctaacaAATAACCACTCCTTACTAAAACAAAAGGAGGCATAACTTATAATTTAtaggaaaatctaaaaaaccctataaattgataaaatatcaatcttCCCCCTAAATAACATTCATGTATTAATTTAGGActatttaagaaattaactcaattaaatccttactttatttttctaagtctagaaatataatccttgtattaattataatcgagtccttaatttctaaaatatattttaatcaagtcatacttaattaaatcattccaGTTTAGTCtctgactaatggttcttaatgtgtgtggtCCATCAGGTTTCTAATATattggtccaaatataaattataattataattaaatagaattaaataaattaaacaatttaatttattattaattcaacaattgattaatttatgtttGAAGATCAGGTACATCGTCTAATAATGTGTGTCATAATCTCCCAAATgttagaaaagtcattagtagtttgacttaacctttaaGTGACCAGTTTCTCggtgtaattaatattttttcatcaataatgttctgatttaacattaaagtatGGAGTATGTCTattatgttaaatcatgtttactCTTTACATAATAATCATTGATTGTGTGAATAAGATTTGGAatccttttcaaatttcatttcacCTTAGTCAATGATTtctcaatcaatattatttaagaacagatgaaatattttctctaattaatCTAAGATGAtaaatcctctcttgattactcaagtatcttcatatagttcaaGCTCCACTAAATATCTGCCCTTTTGTTATCTCAATTAAGATAACATATAACAATATCAAAGCATagcattctctatataagataacttagtaatGTCAAGTTTAAAGATCACTTATACAACCGTcacgtgagcctttccatagacattAGTAATTTATCCATATAAAATTCTCACGCGGTTCAGTTCAGTGTGCATATCTTATAACAAACATGTACATATTAGATCCAGGTATTCCTCATACCTCAGCTTAtgtgcttcctttcataaattaaaaaaacataatctgtATCAGTTTTTACGGCTCTAATGAATGTCCAGTATTTAAGAAAGTATCGACCAGaaacattttaggaacaatgctttgatgcaataagaattttataattataataattttctttgcaaagaaTTTTTGtcccatgaactttatctttactctagattcattaatataatattatatgaatattaaagataaattaagta includes:
- the LOC7496477 gene encoding protein DEHYDRATION-INDUCED 19 homolog 4, which encodes MASDSWVSRFSTSSRRYQTRSDLHEETEAEEDLKAEYLCPFCAEDFDVVGLFCHIDEDHPVEAKNGVCPVCAKRVGMDIVSHITGQHGNFFKVQRKRRLRKGGANSAFSILRKELREGSLQSLLGGSSCFVSSSNTEPDPLLSPFIFNPPGFDEALNAKPLSSVEASSVKGSTTEEFLERKVQQPHLSDKDQEEKSRKSEFVQGLLLSTILDDEL